Below is a genomic region from Medicago truncatula cultivar Jemalong A17 chromosome 3, MtrunA17r5.0-ANR, whole genome shotgun sequence.
GTCCATTTATAGCACTCAAATTTGTTGCATAACAAGATGCAATTTACATGCAGGAGGTAGCCATTGAAGAGTACTTCAAGCCTCTTGACAAGGAGGCAGAGATTTTGATGACAATGCAACTACAAGGGGAAGAGAAAACTTCGGAGATGATGATGAAAGCACTACAGGAACAAGCTATGCGTCAACAAGTTGAAACAGAAAAAAGTGCAAGTATGCATCAAACAGACAACATTGAAACCAACCAGAAGGAATCTGAGTCTGTGGTGAAAACGTGTataggagaagaagaaaaaactttgAAGGACAGTGCGCATTAAGAAGACGAGGAGGAAAAATTTCGAAGAAcatttatttgaattatttaaaattgCATCTTGATGTGCGATCATGTTAGCAATAAGCTTTTTTATGAGGAATGGAATggttaaataatataattcctGTATGTCCGAATACATGTAAAAACATGTAAATTTTGTCATAGTACGTATTTGAGTACCAGAATGAGCTTTGGTGAATACTGTTAGTTACTAACTAGTTCCCCAATGGAGGAGGATTAGGGGAGCTTAAATTGTTCTCGACTCCTCGTCCCAACCCCATGTTTCATTTGAGTTATGCGGGTTCTAAGAAAAGGTAAATTgtgatgattttaatgataaaatgaGTTTTGTTTACAGAAGCacttttattaattgtagtCGGTATTAAATGAGTTGAGACGAAGGGAGTATTTTGATACCTAACCATTAAGAGAAGAAGTTGCTTTATTGGCAATTCTTAATTCATCATTAAAGAATTGGAGACCATTTTGTTATTGGCAATGACACTTGCCCAAGTGCTTATTGGTAGAGTAGACTTATTAAAATGTCGGAGGTGTTAGGTTGAAGGAATTAAGTGCTCAAGTTGAAAACGGTAAATTTAAGTGATACATAGAAACTAGTGTTGGAGAAGAGGTTTACATCACAAATATGATATTTTCAGATCATATACTGCTTTATGGTATGCTTGGTTTGGCGTCTAGGAGGTACAATCTTGCCTATTTATGATTTCTCAGAATACTTTTGCAGCATCAGGTAAAATATACAGTGATTGAGTAAAAGGCTAAAATCCATGCATTGGATAATTACAGTACTAACTAACTTCTAAACAAGGCCGAAACTACACACGTTTCACCGTCAATTACGTTCACGTATATGAACATGGCTATGTATGTATCATAAATGGCTAGAAGTGAAGTATACTTGCTTAGGAAAAAACACTAAGGGGGCGTTTGTTTGAcggtttaaaatttcatttctgGGATTAATCTTTCCTGGGAAATAATAATGGGCATCTTATTCCTGAgtatttttagaaaatggtgTTTGGTAAATAATTGTCAGATTCATGGGAATTGTTTGTGATAGTGGGTATTTGGGTAGTTATTTCCATTTTAGTACCATTTACATGGGAATCTTTTATTCCCGTCCACTTTCTTTGGGAATAAAATCATGGGTAAGTGgaagttatttttttcctaGGAATTCTTTATTCCCGggagttatttttttaactttgtaacaaacataggaatCTATAATTCCAACCTCCatgttcctgggaataattttttaaaccagGAAACAAACACCCCCTAAAGATTACTATGCAAAACAAATAAGGTAGCACGTAGTATTGCTATAACAACTCTCTTATCTAACTATACTCATATTTTCTATGATGTACCAACTACCCTGTACTCattgattatgaatgaaatgattCGGTTTTatctttgttaattttttttaaggaatctttGCTAATtattacttcctccgtcccaaattgtatgtcgctttaggaaaaaaatttgtcccaaattatatgtcgctttacaatatcaatgcaacattaatgttatttttcctattataaccttagctatttattactctcttttctttcaattctttcatttatctttcccaagTTATTtgttaaggacaattttgtaaaacaacttataatatctcttttatacacaatattaattgcatttcttaatatgtgtgaaatgtccaaaacgtcatacaatttagaA
It encodes:
- the LOC11419459 gene encoding uncharacterized protein isoform X1; the encoded protein is MNKLLEYGRTAMFYIRVLSGYEERRIRNYRMQLEQRVREAQARKAAINKVPEQIILTEVRRMVEEMQALNKKLEETVSEVAIEEYFKPLDKEAEILMTMQLQGEEKTSEMMMKALQEQAMRQQVETEKSASMHQTDNIETNQKESESVVKTCIGEEEKTLKDSAH
- the LOC11419459 gene encoding uncharacterized protein isoform X2, which produces MNKLLEYGRTAMFYIRVLSGYEERRIRNYRMQLEQRVREAQARKAAINKVPEQIILTEVRRMVEEMQALNKKLEETEVAIEEYFKPLDKEAEILMTMQLQGEEKTSEMMMKALQEQAMRQQVETEKSASMHQTDNIETNQKESESVVKTCIGEEEKTLKDSAH